From a region of the Hymenobacter jejuensis genome:
- a CDS encoding DUF1361 domain-containing protein, producing MDFTPPAHALRQRLSLLFILGASLTLSVVLITLRVFMTHQLTFIFLLWNLFLALIPFGMSTMLGTAAGPLRARVLLPVGAVWMLFFPNAPYILTDLFHLEPRVGVPYWYDLALILSCAWNGLMLAYASLLDMQALVQRRLGVAASWLFATIALMLSSFGVYLGRYMRFNSWDVITNPLELFYDILNRVLHPFAHRGTWGVTLLFGVFLLLGYMTVRQLGRAGDTATTN from the coding sequence ATGGATTTTACACCTCCTGCCCACGCCCTGCGCCAACGGCTTAGTCTCCTGTTTATTTTGGGGGCATCCCTCACCTTAAGCGTGGTGCTGATTACGCTTCGGGTGTTCATGACGCACCAGCTCACCTTTATTTTTCTGTTGTGGAATCTGTTTCTGGCGCTCATCCCGTTTGGCATGAGCACCATGCTGGGCACAGCGGCCGGGCCATTGCGCGCCCGGGTATTGCTGCCAGTCGGAGCGGTATGGATGCTGTTTTTTCCGAACGCACCGTACATTCTCACCGACCTTTTCCACCTCGAGCCCCGCGTTGGCGTGCCGTATTGGTATGACCTGGCCCTAATCCTGAGTTGCGCCTGGAACGGACTGATGCTGGCTTACGCTTCGCTGCTGGATATGCAGGCCTTGGTACAACGTAGGTTGGGCGTGGCAGCCAGTTGGCTGTTTGCCACAATCGCGCTGATGCTCAGTAGCTTTGGCGTGTATTTGGGCCGCTACATGCGTTTCAATAGCTGGGATGTGATCACTAACCCACTGGAGCTTTTCTACGACATCCTCAACCGGGTGCTGCATCCATTTGCGCACCGCGGCACTTGGGGCGTCACGTTACTCTTTGGCGTTTTTCTGCTGCTAGGGTACATGACGGTGCGGCAGCTCGGTCGAGCAGGTGATACCGCCACAACTAATTGA
- a CDS encoding ABC transporter substrate-binding protein has product MRHLFALRFFCVLLAAPFTAQAQQPTTRPATTPPPRTATPPKTTTPTVKPGAAAKPGTTSGTKTTTAPTGTASPKTSVPAKTSSAPAKTSVPANTSAITNKSTTSVTADPSPTGAAKAAAPAAKPQPPLPANLGSSDQSVRYQNGKTLINQARYDLAMQELEPLTAPAAKFAKAPEAAYLYAVAATRAKKWADAEQMLNLLRTEYPSWPGMPDAFFLQAQVSFEQAEPDNALTVLNQIPTGQLDAERENMKATYLPRIKDKPLFQNLLRKYPQDAAVGRAYANKLVSDGWYTDADKSTLDQLITQFSLDRNRYTPRPRAIKKSSYNVAVLLPFEFNDPSWEKIRKNQFVSDLYAGMRIAQDSLQRENRPVQLFAYDTGADTLQLKQVLALPELAGMDMIIGPVYKSGSKILARYARERQILCVNPLSQDGELVLDNEWHYLFEPSNITQARQAAQFAFSHFTGRTAVVIYEDTKNETAFGQAYKAAYEALGGKVQVLRMVDSDAEEALNTAFSGIDLKTVGHLVVASDNRKAGPYVMGLLQAQGARIPLITYASWLENPRISLGQLDARDVYFIDPHHLDKTAFGVRRFRQLYIQRQNLPPSVFANIGFELLYYFGSQLHQFGPAFQQNLAASGPVSGSVFQGIGYPNGAHDNQYVPITKLEHLEIEVLNPVGLR; this is encoded by the coding sequence ATGAGGCATCTCTTCGCTCTGCGGTTTTTCTGTGTCTTGCTGGCGGCCCCCTTTACTGCCCAAGCTCAGCAACCAACTACTCGCCCGGCCACTACGCCCCCACCGCGCACGGCCACCCCGCCGAAGACCACTACCCCCACCGTGAAGCCTGGAGCCGCCGCCAAGCCTGGCACAACCTCAGGGACCAAAACCACTACCGCGCCTACGGGCACGGCGTCGCCAAAAACCAGTGTTCCGGCCAAGACAAGCTCCGCACCTGCCAAAACGAGCGTGCCAGCCAACACCTCTGCAATCACCAATAAATCAACGACTTCCGTCACCGCTGATCCTTCGCCGACTGGTGCAGCCAAAGCTGCGGCTCCAGCGGCGAAACCCCAGCCGCCCCTGCCCGCTAACTTGGGTTCCAGCGATCAGTCGGTGCGGTATCAGAACGGTAAAACGCTGATTAACCAAGCTCGCTACGACCTCGCGATGCAGGAATTGGAGCCGCTTACAGCCCCGGCTGCCAAGTTTGCCAAGGCCCCAGAAGCGGCTTATCTCTACGCCGTGGCAGCTACCCGCGCCAAAAAGTGGGCCGATGCCGAGCAAATGCTCAATTTGCTGCGCACCGAGTATCCGTCGTGGCCCGGCATGCCGGATGCATTTTTTCTGCAGGCGCAGGTTTCCTTCGAGCAAGCCGAGCCGGACAACGCTTTGACCGTGCTCAACCAAATTCCGACGGGCCAGCTAGACGCCGAGCGGGAGAACATGAAGGCAACTTACCTGCCCCGCATTAAAGACAAACCCTTGTTTCAGAACTTGTTGCGCAAATACCCGCAAGATGCCGCTGTGGGCCGCGCCTACGCCAACAAGCTCGTCAGCGATGGCTGGTATACCGACGCCGACAAAAGCACCCTCGATCAGCTCATCACCCAATTCAGCCTCGACCGCAACCGCTATACGCCGCGGCCGCGGGCCATCAAGAAAAGCAGCTACAATGTAGCCGTGCTGCTGCCTTTCGAGTTTAACGATCCAAGCTGGGAGAAAATCCGAAAGAATCAGTTTGTATCGGATTTGTATGCCGGAATGCGCATTGCGCAGGACTCGCTTCAACGTGAGAACCGCCCTGTACAGCTGTTTGCTTACGATACCGGCGCCGATACCCTCCAGCTCAAGCAGGTGCTAGCGCTGCCCGAACTAGCCGGCATGGACATGATTATCGGACCGGTTTACAAATCGGGCAGTAAGATCTTGGCGCGCTACGCCCGCGAGCGTCAGATCCTGTGTGTCAACCCTTTATCTCAGGACGGCGAGTTGGTGCTCGACAACGAGTGGCACTACTTGTTTGAACCCAGCAATATCACCCAAGCCCGCCAGGCCGCACAGTTTGCGTTTTCGCATTTCACGGGCCGCACGGCTGTCGTTATCTACGAAGACACCAAGAACGAAACGGCGTTCGGACAAGCTTATAAAGCTGCTTATGAGGCTTTAGGCGGCAAAGTACAAGTGTTGCGCATGGTCGATTCCGACGCTGAGGAAGCACTTAATACAGCTTTTTCGGGCATCGATTTGAAAACGGTTGGGCATTTGGTTGTTGCTTCGGATAACCGGAAAGCCGGGCCGTATGTGATGGGCCTGCTGCAAGCCCAAGGAGCTCGCATTCCGTTGATTACCTACGCTTCGTGGCTGGAAAACCCGCGCATCAGCCTGGGCCAGCTCGACGCCCGCGACGTCTATTTCATCGATCCTCACCACCTCGACAAGACGGCTTTCGGCGTGCGGCGCTTCCGGCAACTATACATACAGCGACAGAATCTGCCGCCTTCCGTTTTTGCCAACATCGGCTTCGAGCTGCTCTACTACTTCGGCTCCCAGCTGCACCAGTTCGGGCCGGCTTTCCAGCAAAATCTGGCGGCTTCGGGGCCCGTTTCGGGGTCTGTGTTTCAAGGCATCGGATACCCCAACGGGGCGCATGACAACCAGTACGTGCCCATCACCAAACTCGAGCACCTAGAAATCGAGGTACTGAACCCCGTCGGCCTGCGGTAG
- the hemL gene encoding glutamate-1-semialdehyde 2,1-aminomutase — MSTPVSPSPELTLATSDALFTRAKDHIPGGVNSPVRAFRAVGGHPVFMQSAKGAWLTDVDGNQYVDFINSWGPMILGHAPEVVLAAVQQAIPGSLSFGAPTRREVEMAELIKQMVPSIEKVRLVNSGTEATMSAIRVARGYTGRDKIIKFEGCYHGHGDSFLIAAGSGALTLGTPDSPGVTEGVARDTITVPYNDLDAARKAIEVNEGQVAALILEPVVGNMGLVAPVEGYLQGLRSLCTQHGIVLIFDEVMTGFRLARGGAQELYGITPDMTTLGKIIGGGMPVGAYGGRREIMDCVAPAGKVYQAGTLSGNPIATAAGIAQLTYLQQHPELYDELNRITTRIVDGTRQITQELGLNYTVNQVGSMFSVFFTSEPVTDLESAKTADLEAFGRYFRAMLHRGIYLAPAQFEALFVSTAITDELVDLYLNACRESMREAHGL, encoded by the coding sequence ATGTCAACTCCCGTTTCCCCTTCTCCTGAACTCACCCTCGCTACCAGCGACGCCTTGTTCACGCGTGCCAAAGACCACATTCCGGGCGGGGTCAACTCGCCGGTACGGGCTTTTCGAGCCGTGGGCGGTCACCCCGTGTTCATGCAGTCGGCCAAAGGCGCATGGCTTACCGATGTCGATGGCAATCAGTACGTTGACTTCATCAATTCTTGGGGACCTATGATTCTGGGGCATGCGCCTGAGGTCGTGTTAGCGGCTGTGCAGCAGGCTATTCCGGGGTCATTGTCCTTCGGAGCACCTACCCGGCGCGAAGTGGAAATGGCAGAATTGATCAAGCAAATGGTGCCCAGCATCGAAAAGGTGCGGCTGGTCAATTCGGGTACGGAAGCCACCATGTCGGCCATTCGGGTGGCGCGGGGCTACACCGGCCGCGACAAAATCATCAAGTTTGAAGGCTGCTACCACGGCCACGGCGATTCCTTCCTGATCGCGGCGGGCAGCGGCGCCCTCACGCTGGGCACCCCCGATTCGCCTGGGGTTACGGAAGGCGTGGCCCGCGACACAATAACGGTTCCGTACAACGACCTCGACGCCGCCCGCAAAGCCATTGAAGTCAACGAAGGCCAGGTTGCCGCACTCATCTTGGAGCCAGTAGTGGGCAATATGGGTTTGGTGGCACCCGTAGAAGGCTATTTGCAAGGCTTACGCAGCTTGTGCACGCAGCATGGCATCGTCCTGATATTCGACGAAGTAATGACGGGGTTCCGGTTGGCCCGCGGCGGCGCGCAGGAGCTGTACGGCATCACGCCCGACATGACCACGCTGGGCAAAATCATCGGCGGCGGCATGCCAGTAGGTGCCTACGGAGGCCGCCGCGAGATCATGGATTGCGTGGCCCCCGCGGGCAAAGTTTACCAAGCTGGTACGCTGTCCGGCAACCCCATTGCCACGGCGGCTGGTATTGCCCAACTAACGTATCTGCAACAGCACCCGGAACTCTACGACGAGCTCAACCGCATTACCACGCGCATCGTGGACGGCACGCGGCAGATTACGCAGGAACTGGGCCTGAACTATACCGTCAATCAGGTTGGCTCCATGTTCAGCGTATTCTTTACGTCCGAGCCAGTAACGGACCTAGAGAGCGCTAAGACCGCTGATTTAGAAGCCTTTGGCCGTTATTTCCGGGCGATGCTGCATCGCGGCATTTACTTAGCCCCTGCTCAGTTTGAAGCCCTATTTGTATCTACAGCCATCACCGATGAGCTGGTGGACCTCTATCTGAATGCCTGCCGCGAATCTATGCGCGAAGCGCATGGGTTATAA
- the dcd gene encoding dCTP deaminase, which translates to MILTDQQILAEIERGNIVIEPFDPACLGTNSYDVHLGRYLATYRDAVLDARRHNEIDVFEIPAEGFVLQPNTLYLGVTEEYTESHAQVPFLEGKSSVGRLGIDIHATAGKGDVGFCNTWTLEISVTQAVRIYSGMPIGQLIYFAVQGDVNTFYNRKANAKYNERTDKPVESMMWKNNW; encoded by the coding sequence ATGATCCTCACCGACCAGCAGATCCTCGCCGAAATCGAGCGTGGCAATATTGTTATTGAACCGTTTGATCCGGCCTGCCTCGGCACCAATTCGTACGACGTTCACCTTGGCCGCTACCTCGCCACCTATCGCGACGCGGTATTGGATGCGCGCCGCCATAATGAAATCGACGTGTTTGAAATTCCTGCCGAAGGCTTTGTGCTTCAGCCCAATACGCTCTATTTGGGCGTAACGGAAGAGTATACCGAAAGCCACGCGCAGGTTCCTTTTCTGGAAGGCAAGTCAAGCGTCGGCCGGTTGGGCATTGATATTCATGCTACGGCGGGCAAAGGCGACGTGGGGTTTTGCAACACGTGGACATTAGAAATATCTGTTACTCAAGCCGTTAGAATCTATAGCGGCATGCCTATCGGCCAGCTTATCTATTTTGCCGTGCAGGGCGACGTCAACACGTTTTACAACCGAAAAGCCAACGCCAAATACAACGAGCGCACCGACAAGCCGGTCGAATCGATGATGTGGAAGAATAACTGGTAG
- the gldC gene encoding gliding motility protein GldC — MKKSEIRFSIALDDQKVPEAISWQATDAGPDIHFAKAINIALWDRDQSGTMKIDLWTKDMPVEEMKYFCVDTIGSMAESLLTATNDTVMAQKMRDLCKELMEHIEEEQKKG; from the coding sequence ATGAAAAAATCCGAAATCCGCTTCAGCATAGCCCTCGATGACCAGAAAGTGCCCGAAGCCATCAGCTGGCAGGCCACCGACGCAGGCCCTGATATTCACTTTGCCAAAGCCATCAACATTGCCCTCTGGGACCGCGACCAAAGCGGCACCATGAAAATCGACCTCTGGACCAAGGACATGCCCGTGGAGGAGATGAAGTATTTCTGCGTCGATACCATTGGCTCGATGGCCGAAAGTCTTCTCACAGCTACGAATGATACCGTAATGGCTCAGAAAATGCGTGACCTGTGCAAAGAGCTAATGGAGCACATTGAAGAAGAGCAGAAAAAAGGCTAG
- a CDS encoding type 1 glutamine amidotransferase: MRIHCLQHISFETPGSILEWAEQHGCELTVTRLFESEPSFPDPAQFDLLIVLGGAMSVHDEAVFPWLRAEKALLRTAIELGKRVLGICLGAQLLAEALGGRVYANAEPEIGFLPIQFAPEAAQHPVFRHVSLASTVMHWHGETFSLPASATVLASSQACENQAFAYGTKIVGVQFHPELTETILDQMLTHDAHELIPAPFVQTEQQIRDGVYKLAESRKMLFGILDAYSINI; the protein is encoded by the coding sequence ATGCGGATTCATTGCCTCCAGCATATTTCTTTCGAGACGCCCGGCAGCATCCTCGAATGGGCCGAGCAACACGGATGTGAGCTTACGGTTACCCGCTTGTTCGAGTCCGAACCAAGTTTTCCTGACCCTGCTCAGTTTGATTTGCTCATCGTGTTGGGCGGGGCAATGAGTGTGCACGACGAAGCGGTTTTCCCGTGGCTCCGAGCTGAAAAAGCGCTTCTACGGACGGCAATTGAGTTGGGGAAGCGCGTGTTAGGGATTTGCCTCGGGGCACAGCTCTTGGCCGAAGCTCTAGGTGGCCGCGTGTATGCTAATGCGGAGCCGGAAATTGGCTTTCTGCCGATTCAGTTTGCTCCCGAGGCCGCGCAGCACCCCGTATTCCGCCATGTTTCTTTGGCTTCCACAGTGATGCACTGGCACGGCGAAACCTTCTCATTACCGGCCAGCGCAACCGTTCTGGCTTCTTCGCAAGCCTGTGAAAACCAGGCATTTGCTTACGGCACAAAGATAGTCGGCGTACAATTTCATCCGGAATTGACGGAAACCATTCTCGATCAGATGCTTACGCACGATGCCCACGAGCTGATACCTGCACCCTTTGTGCAAACTGAGCAGCAGATTCGGGATGGAGTTTATAAGCTGGCAGAAAGCCGCAAGATGCTGTTTGGGATATTGGACGCGTATTCTATAAACATTTGA